CTGCGGGCCGCGCAAAAACAGCAGCCCAATCAGGATGACCTGCGCCGGCACCAGCTCCAGTGCCTTGTCCACGCGATGTTCCCAGCGATCGGCGCGGCTGCCCATCACCAGGCGGGTAAAGCCTTGGCCTTCGAGTACACGCAGGCTTTGGCCAACCTGGCCTTGGCTGAGGTTCATCACCGGCTCGCGGCTGGTTTTCTGGTTGCAGGCCAGTACCAGCGCGTTAAGGGTCAGGGGGTAGGTTTCCGGATGGGTCGCCTGTTTTTCGATCAGGCAGCCCAGGACGCGGATTTCCGTGCTGTTCAGGCGCGGCTCAGGGGTGTCGGTGTCGTGCTCGGCGGTCATCG
This region of Pseudomonas asgharzadehiana genomic DNA includes:
- a CDS encoding YceH family protein encodes the protein MTAEHDTDTPEPRLNSTEIRVLGCLIEKQATHPETYPLTLNALVLACNQKTSREPVMNLSQGQVGQSLRVLEGQGFTRLVMGSRADRWEHRVDKALELVPAQVILIGLLFLRGPQTVNELLTRSGRMHDFEDAEQVVHQLERLIARGLALLVPRQAGQREDRYTHALGDPADIEAIIAARASPVERGAGVSVDRIEELEARIAALEERLAQLEQA